One Halichoerus grypus chromosome 1, mHalGry1.hap1.1, whole genome shotgun sequence genomic region harbors:
- the CHODL gene encoding chondrolectin isoform X2 produces the protein MSRVVSLLLGAALLCGHGVFCRRVVSGQKVCFADLKHPCYKMAYFHELSSRVSFQEARLACESEGGALLSLENEAEQKLIESMLQNLTKPGTGISDGDFWIGLWRNGEGQTSGACPDLYQWSDGSGSQYRNWYTDEPSCGSEKCVVMYHQPTANPGLGGPYLYQWNDDRCNMKHNYICKYEPEINPTSPVEKTYFTNQPGDTHQNVVVTEAGIIPNLIYVVIPTIPLLLLILVAFGTCCFQMLHKRKARRNFTKDSTPLSSECLAESLNSNL, from the exons ATGAGCCGCGTGGTCTCACTGCTGCTGGGCGCCGCGCTGCTCTGCGGCCACGGAGTTTTCTGCCGCCGGGTGGTCAGCG GCCAAAAGGTGTGTTTCGCTGACCTCAAGCATCCCTGCTACAAAATGGCCTACTTCCATGAACTGTCCAGCCGAGTGAGCTTTCAGGAGGCACGCCTGGCTTGTGAGAGCGAGGGGGGAGCCCTTCTCAGCCTGGAGAATGAAGCAGAACAGAAGCTAATAGAAAGTATGTTGCAAAACCTGACAAAACCAGGAACGGGGATTTCTGATGGTGATTTCTGGATAGGGCTTTGGCGAAACGGAGAGGGGCAAACATCTGGTGCTTGCCCAGATCTCTACCAGTGGTCTGATGGAAGCGGTTCCCAGTACCG AAACTGGTATACCGATGAACCTTCCTGCGGAAGTGAAAAGTGTGTTGTGATGTATCATCAACCAACGGCCAACCCAGGCCTTGGGGGTCCCTACCTTTACCAGTGGAACGATGACAGGTGCAACATGAAGCACAATTACATCTGCAAGTACGAACCAG AGATTAACCCAACTTCTCCTGTAGAAAAGACTTATTTTACAAATCAACCAGGAGACACCCATCAAAATGTGGTTGTTACTGAAGCAG gcATAATTCCCAATCTAATTTATGTTGTTATACCAACAATCCCACTGCTTTTATTGATACTGGTCGCTTTTGGAACCTGCTGTTTCCAGATGCTGCATAAAAG gaAAGCAAGGAGAAACTTCACCAAAGACTCAACTCCATTATCATCTGAGTGCCTTGCAGAAAGTTTAAATTCCAATCTG